The following DNA comes from Nerophis ophidion isolate RoL-2023_Sa linkage group LG16, RoL_Noph_v1.0, whole genome shotgun sequence.
GTCCGTGACCATATGAAATGGGTTTGTTTCTGTTCTAGAACACCAATGTGGTTGCACATAACTTTGAATGAGCTGTCTTGTGTCACTCAGGATGTTGTCGTTTACAATTAGCTTCATAATATTAGAAGCAGCTTGTTCAAAGACGTAAGAGACGAGTCATTTAAGAGATTATTTAATCTACACATTTTTAATTTCCCCCAGGCGGGTCTGCTTGGCTGTGAAGCTGTGCTGTCCAGCATGGCTCTGATGCAGGCTAGCaccatggcagctccccccaagAAAATGATGGCTCCACTTGGCCATGCACCGCCACAGAGAGACGGACCTGACCGTGCTCCCCAGAGTCACATGATCCTCCCATCTGGCATGAGCTGTCCACCACTGGTTAGGACTGACCGGGATTGGCACTCTATGAATGCTACCTTTGTAATATTTTTCAAAACCTGCATGCACATTTATGAACAGTTTTGAGGCATTTCTTATGTGTTTGTAATGTTTAGTTTCAAGAAGCTGCAATGTTTTTAACTAATATTCTCTGTGATTTTAGCTGATCCGGAAGGAAGGCGATTTCCAAGCGCCGCGCCTGCTGGACGAGAAAGACATGAGGACCAACGAGGACATGCAGCAGAAAAAAAAGAACAGGAAATCAGTGGCGCCCTGTAAAGTGAGAGAACAAGAGGGAAGGGGAGGGAAGGTCAGTGGCTGTGATCGCAAAACAGGGAAGGGTCTACGCGTGTTCCTTTTACCAACAGAGAGCTGGTAGCACATGCTTTGTTCCACAAAAACTTGTGGAACTTCGTTGAAAGAGTGCCCCTCTTGGGACTGTCCATAGTCTGCACATTTGTTTGTGTGCGTGGGGGTGGGGGGAGGAGCGCAGGGAAGATGTGGAGGGGGTGGAGGATCTCGAGAGGAAAGAGGGGGGGAGGGGAGCAGGGCGAAGCGGTGCACAATAACGACACTTGTGTGGATAACAGGGGGAGCAACAACAGGCCTTTTTGGAAGGGATTGTTAGTTAATTTGCATTTAACTCTATAAGAAACAAAATATTGAAACAGTACTTTACACTAAGGCCATACTTACTATGATAATCTTACCGTGCTTGGTCCTACTTAACATCTAAAGCACAGCATGATTGGCGAAAACAAtccagaatagaatagaatagaagatatctttattgtcattgtacaacgaaattgtatgcaaactaatttagtgcaaaaatcatacataagaacatagataaatggATAAAaatacagctcacatgcacagtcattattgttatcttgtgttcagcgacactattgctctcgggtaaaaagtgtttttaaaacggttggtccggcattttattgtcctgtatctcttgcctgagggcatcagttcaaaaagtttatgtccaggcTGCTTGTTTATGTCTAAAGAAAATAATCAAAAACTCAAAGTCATGACTACAGTCTCGTGCGTAACAAGAGTGCGTCATTTCGTTAATGCAATCAATCCTCTCGCAGGTATTGAATTAATGACAGCTGACACCTTTCACATAATCAGAAATATGCAAAACAAGAATGCAAATAATCCAGAGCCAAAGAtatttagggatgggtaccgttcaaATTTGAACCGATATTGTATAAATTTCCGGTCTCTGGGAATCGATTCTAGTACTCAACGGTACCGATTTGTGTTACTTTTGTGCATAGGCTATGGTATATTGTTTAACGAGGAAGTAGCTTTTTCTATAAAGGCAAATGTTATTTTGTGCCTTGTGAAGTGTTTATATTGTAAGTATAGTGCTTATTAAAAACCAGCTGTTTGGTTGTAACATTCATCTtgattgtagttttcattaccaaatttggagatgTTTAAATCGCCacataaaattgctaatgctaatagtagcctgtctatggcacATCCAATGTAAAACTAGCGCATCTTGgaagagtggagccttactttacgttTGAGCATTTATACATGCTTCCCTGGTGTTGAAAACTGCAACATTACTTAAATTGGGTTCGgctgagtgctgcttgagtgattgtttaCGTTAGGtagtgtttagtctgcaaccggacgtgaCAAGCCTGCAACCGGATGGTCaaaatatggcaccgtttgatttcCTGAATTCGCTAACCaatattgcatccatccatccatccattttctaccgcttattccctttcggggtcgcggggggcgctggcgcctatctcagctacaacgggcggaaggcggggtacaccctggacaagtcgccagtggTGTGGGTCCCAATGAAATCCGttgtagtttttaaaaaatgttgtttaaatgttttaGAAGAGTTTTTTTACCACCGTATAATTTATGCTTTTTTGTGTAATCCATAACATTTTATAAAATGTCAGTAAATCAAATGCAACAATCCTTATATTTATtggtaaaaatacatttttggacattttttttcctacgACTGCTGATCCGTCCATACATTGAACTTGCATCGGTCGTGTCGTCCGTGAGATGTGTGGCAGGAGTCTGGGGGACCTTCATGGTTTGTTCAAAGACTTAGCGGGTAATTCACATTTGCAAATGTAAACTTCTGTGATGTTTCACGTTGAACAGTAGATTCCGTTTTTATTGGCCAATTTCGTGTTTTCGTCCGCAATACTGTTGGTTAGTGATGGGACAAGCAAATGCTTTTATAGGGGCTGCCAGAAGAGGGATTCATGCCGAAGTCTGGCCTAGCGTGAGTACGCCCTAACAAAATAATTAGAACACACGAAAACAGCCATAACCGTAGTGTATATGCGTGGTGCAGTGGTGGGCGTTGGTGCAAGAACAATTAAACAGTTATTCATTACTGTCCTCCTCAGGGCACAGGTGGAGATGAGAACGGTCCGTCTTCCAAAGTGCAGAAAAACTTTATTTGTGACCACTGTTACGGAGCATTTAGGAGCGGCTACCACCTGAAGAGACATATCCTCATTCATACAGGTATGCTTCATGTATTGAACAAACATTCTTGAATACTTAGCTGAAATTGTCTGGAGATTGTAAGCACTGTCCTGTAAGGTTTACTGTAGCCTGCTTAAAAACCCTTGTTTGGTCATAGGATTTTGCCTCACAGTTTTAGTGGTTTCTGTGGGAGCTTGAACTAAAACTGGTGCTCTTCGGTTTAGGGGAGAAGCCGTATGCTTGTGCCGTATGTGACATGAGGTTTATTCAGCGTTACCACCTGGAGAGACACAGCCTCATTCACACGGGTATGCGTCTTTTAACCGTACCCATATTACATACAGTTTATCCTCCATGCTACATCTGTAGTCTTGACACTTGAAATAATGGACGGATGCTCAGGGTTCATTTTGTCTGTGGACAGTAATTTCCAACAAAGCCACCCCCAAAAATATGTTCAGCCCAAAGCATTTGAAGCGGAATATATTACTTTAGTTCTGGTCCCACAACCTCAATTAAACCTGCTCCATACCATGTAATAGTACAGTGCGCTCCATCAGTGACAAGTCAACTGTTAAAAACTCTTGCTGTTAATCTAATCCCACAATATTATATTCCCAAaatgagttgattttttttttccaaattataTCCAAATTTCTGCTTGTATGGCAGAAAATATGTTTCTCCATATTCCGTCatttattgttattgcattgaTTTTCTGTGTATTCCTAAAGTTGGACAGCCTAAAAGAGTATTTAAGTAAGATCCACTGCATCTGTACAAATTGCCTCATATGGACAGAACATGTGATATTATAAAACAATTAGTATAAGAGGTCATTAAAGTACTGAACTGTTACTAAACAATAATTGGGTTCTAATTAGGTAAAGTTTAATAAGCAAGATTTCTTGATGATCGACTTGAAACTGACTCTCGGACACCACTGTTTATATGGAATTATGCCAAATgtgcaattttattttatttttttcattatggaATCATTGCATGGACATCAGAGGACTATGTTTAAACATTAGTATTGGTCTTGAGTTTGGATTGTTATATGATTGCGTTTTGACTCATCACCTTTTTTTTCATTCACGGAATTGTTTTAACTAAAAGGATCAAGTCGTTTTCAAATGTGAATAGTCTTACAAAATGGTAGTAAGCATTCCACAGGACTTGTATTGACTTTTCAGAGAGAGGCCCGAGCATTAAAAAAGATTGCGATGATATTGTCAGTGGAACCGttagtattggccgataccaatattgatcCAATAGGTATTAGCACAaatcatacatttattttatagTGTGGAACGTGAGAAAAGGCTTTATCGTGTGAAGTCACTctgagaacaatggtaggtatgaaaaatgctaacctattattattattattattattattattattactattaactgtctggatgctgtctttaagttgaagcggagtggtggttttttttttggcgacacctagtgACCAGTAAAATTTGTTAAGTTAAGatcatgacgcagtaagttgaatgatgcggatgCTTTTAAATATGCTTCTGCCATGGAGACTTTTTAGTATGTAATATGCAAATACTTATGTAATATGCAAATACTTTTTTATTTAGACCAATTTCCTGTTTTAGACTGAACTATTGTTCAAGTAAGGACACTTGTTATGTATGTTgagcttgtgtgcttagttttagTGAAGCTGCTAGCTCATAGCCTATAGTCTaccttgtttacctttttgtaaattACATTGCTGAAACAGACAACTATCACAATTAGATCCTTATTCTGCATTATTCATCACTGTCCATTCCATAGGAGCATATCTGGCTGTAACATGTTCAAATACACCATTATTATCGTTATTTCAATCAAGCAGCATTTGATTCATTTTTAGGGCGACTTGTATGGCGACATTGCTTGTTTTATTCAATTTggtgatttatttttaatgtattgttGGTAATTGTGATATAAATAATGTCTATCAAATATTTATAGTGTTATTCACTAGGGTAGGTCGTGGTTTTTGTATGTGGTTATAATTGTTGGCTGTCGCTGGTACAATGTAGTGGTTGTATAGACCTTATGATTTATTGTAGATGAACCTCTTCAAGTTGGTTGCCTGGTGTAGTCTCTAGGTAGAGTTTGCTGTTGGTTGCATTTAGTCCTTTGATGTCCACATATTTTCTACATACATTAATGGCTATAGTTAATGTGGCTGAACTCTGATTATCTTCCTTTTTGGTTCGGGTTTCCTAAAAAACGCTGTTGTGCGTTAGGGTGGCAATTGAATGGCAGGCTTTAACATTCTTTGGCAGGTCATCACTTTGGATTCATTCCATGAAACaatcaaaatatatttaaacaacaccctttttaatgtaaaaagccCATTCATCATAGCTACTATTGGTGCAAATGTGTCTGCTGCAGCTGACCAGTGTGATCGCTATCTTCCGCGTGTGTTTGCTGTcttgttgttgctgctgctgcctTGTGTGTAATTCACGCATGCTTGGCTCACATCCTATGGCTGCTTGTGTGTTGTAACTCCACACAGAACATTAACTGAAACCACAAAATTGGACCTAAAAtccagcaaacattttaatgattGTCCTTTCTACTACCAGAGCAACGTACGTGGTAGCTAATGTGTTACTCTGTGTATGTAGGGGTGAAGCCGTACGCTTGCTCCATGTGTGACATGAGGTTCTTCCAACGCTACCATCTGGCAAGACACAGCCTCACTCATACTGGTATGCGTCTACTTACATGAGCTCATCTCATAAATCCACTTCTCAACAAGTAACATTAGCATAGTGACTTAGTTTACAGTTTGATCGATGTGTTGGATTTGATATGTGAGGAGAAAAAAAGATGTATCCAGACATGTTAGGACAGCTAAATTTAAGATCTAAATGTACAGTACTTACTTAACGTCAGCTTTTCCCTGGCTAAATGCTCCCATTTGTTCTGCGAATTTACTCCTTGGTCACTAAAGCAATCTTTAAACACAATTTAACTGTGGCTAAAAAGTATTTGTGCATATAATAACTACACACAGCAAATGATAGTTCTCTGAGTTACATGAAGGACCTGTTGATGTCTTAGAAGAGCGTCTGTTAGGGAAAAGTTGATGTGACTTTTGTCTGTTTGTAGCTAATATTGACATACTTTCTGTGTGTAGGGGTGAAGCCATACGCTTGCTCCATGTGTGACATGAGATTTTTCCAACGCTACCACTTGGCAAGACACACCCTCACTCACACGGGTATGAGGTTGCTCTTACTTGCTATATTTCAACGCCGCATACCCAACCTACTAGTAATGAACTCTTAAATTTCCTGGCCacttgaagtattattaaaatgAACTGGGCCTCTGTAGTAGTGCTAAGTTGTTACTGTTTTTCATCATTACCCTTGAAGTTGTTGCTGCAGAGAGTTGTGGCCAATTATTTGCCTTCACTTTGATTAAGTACTCTTCATATTGTGCCATCTTATAAAAAACATAGCTTTAATGCGTAAAGTGTCATGTACTTGTTCCACTGCTTTTGGCATGTCTGGATACATAATAACTGGGTGTGCCCTGTTGACTTCAGTgaggtattttttttgttttttttacaaaacttttttgCTCTGTGTGTGCAGGGGTGAAGCCATATGCTTGCTCCATGTGTGACATGAGATTTTTCCAGAGATACCACCTGGcgagacacacactcacacatacggGTACATGTTTTCAACCTATCTAACTTGATAACACCATGGAGTGCCCTAAGTGTATAGGCCTCACCCACCAGCCCCTTTTCCACTGCACGGTAGCCACACTGCTCACAACAGCTCTACTCACTATTTGTGCATTTCCTCCGTTAACATTAAACCAGGATTTATAACTAGCATTTACAACATTAAGCATACTTGAATACTCTGCAAGTGTAACTTTTGCAGCAGTCCATTTTCCTGCTAAACAGTCACATTTTTGTATGAAAATCTCATATTCTCTTAATAttgtctattttattttattttattgtttattgtcGCGTCAGGATTGAAGTGAGGAACCGACCACGAACAAGTCAAGTAGAGCCAAGCCGAGCGGTGTAGGAACCGGGAATAAAGCATTAGACAAACAGACTTGAATCACTTTTGATCATGTACATTTTTGAGTAGTAGCTTTGTTTATGGATTAGTTCAGTCGTGTGAGTCAGGCCTTCTTAGTTATTGTAGCGTACTGGTATACTGATCATGTCATCATTTTTTGTTCATAGTTGACAGGAGCACTTTAATAAAGTTTGGTACTGTATGCATTCAGGGGTGAAGCCGTACGCTTGCTCCATGTGTGACATGAGGTTCTTCCAACGTTACCATTTGGCAAGACACAGCCTCACTCATACTGGTATGCtgcatttttttcccctctcACTGCAACGCCATAAAATATAACCAACCTAAAAGATGTCCTAACTTTTTCTTTGATGTCATTTTTCCTGCAGTAACATTAGTTTATAATTGGCGGTAAACTCCCACTAAAACTAGGCTTTGTTGGAAAACTGTCCACTGAAAAAGTGACCCCGTTTGTGGATTAACACTAATGATAGCATGCGTAACATTGAGCACAATTTGAAACGATCAGGAACAGGCACATTACACAACAAAGATTCAATGGCAGGCATCTTTAGTTACGTTTCTTCAGAGTTAATGGAGGAATTTTTTACCCTTTGACCAGTGAACTGGTGTATTTATATAGGCTTCATGTTAAAACCTTTGACATCCAACTGTTGGCATTGAGACCAAACATTATTAAAGTAGCTCCCAAGTATTTGTATTGAGCTCCGGTTTTTGATAATATCCACACTTGCACCTATGTTTATGATGTCTGCACAATCTTTGCGGTGTAATGTCTCCTATAAATTATGTTGAAAagcatgctgttttttttttgtttgtttgtttttacgtgACACTTTGAGTTTTGAAATGAATCTCACCTTCTTGTGTTTAATCCAGGGGTCAAGCCATACGCTTGCACAATGTGTGACATGCGGTTTATACAACGTTACCAACTGGAAAGACACAGTCTCACTCACACAGGTACGTCCCTATTATGTCAACGTCCCCTGTTTTCCCTGCGACTCTGCTCACAATGTCGGGTTAACATGACTTCCTCAAAAATGGATTGCCATCCGTTTCAATAAAGATGTAAAATAATGTCCTTATGGTATCCACAATGTATTTGAGCATTTACATGTACATAAAATGATAAGGCACCTGAGGTAAAAATACTGTTGTCTCAACCTAAAGTGATCTTTAGATGCATGGCTTTTACTATAGATAGCTTTTTATGTAAACTTTGTTGTGTGGTCAGGTAGGGGTGTCCCGATATAGACAAAATCAGTTATATTGCCTTCCATCTAAAATCTCAGATAAAAGCGCCATTTACAAAAGATAAACATGGTAAGCTACAGGCTACTATGAGCTTGTAGCTACACAAAAGCTAagtacacaatagcacacaagctagacatacctAATATGTGTAATTTATCAATattaacaagtatcaaataattatttttGACTATAACTTaaagatacaaagtctccaaggcagacgcGTATTTGAAaatattcagtaacaaacgtgtctgcatcctTCAATTAACGTTGTTGAATAATTAACTGAACTATATTGACCAATAGGTGTCACCAAAAAACATATTACCACTCCCCTTTTACTTCAAGAAATCATAAATCCTTTTCAAACGGgtattaaagtaccagtagagttgaaagacaagttgactttatatgcttaattaattgtgtttcattgtatccattaaaccatatccaatcatatttacaatccacaaaatatgtaaaaacacAGTTTAAATATCACAAAATGCCAcgcattcagtcagccattttgaatattccgctccaaatACCTTCGGCTGTTTCCAGATATTGATGGCACAACGGTAATGCTTCTGCACTCTCACCATAATATCGGATCAGTcgtactggaaatatgcaaaaattaGAGAGACATGAGctgtatcattcacaatccctatataGGACATGAAcacgtttttttatttaatacattctaagtcataaatcaatcaatcaatcaatgtttacttatatagccctaaatcactagtgtctcaaagggctgcacaaaccaccacgacatcctcggtaggcccacataagggcaaggaaaactcacacccagtgggacattggtgacaataatgacccagtgggacgtcagtgacaatgatgactatgagaaccttagagaggaggaaagcaatggatgtcgagcgggtctaacatgatactgtgaaagttcaatccacaatggatacaacacagtcgcgagagtccagtccaaagaggatccaagacacagcagcgagagtcccgttcacagcggagccagcaggaaaccatcccaagcgtaggcggaccagcagcgcagagatgtccccagccgatacacaggcgagcagtacatggccaccgaatcggaccggaccccctccacataaataaataatacataaaaagtCTGCTAACGGTGTAGTCAATggggggctctctattttgcccacaaaaccctgtaaataaccatccaaaacctgccaacaatactcttGTATACATATTGTGACCTGAATGataaccaaatattagtgatgttgttattATGAGCCCTAAAGCAAACAAACTATTTATTTGCGGTGCACGATACAGACAGCTAAGTAGCACTCTGCTGCCTTTACTGTGAGCCGGCAGCGATGTCTTGCTGCTCGTGTCCCGGCTCGTCAAAATTATTCTAGAATATTAATCATGACTCATCTGGATATTATAAGGATTTAGCATTGAATCTAGATGCTGTTCATTTGTGACATTCAGTGTATACCCTAAGAttaagacaaacacacacaaccgaaGATGGTGTCTGCAGAGAGATCTTTTTGTTAACCCTTTGTGTGCATCATGATTAGTTGTTCATCCGGacaggaagatatgaacatcctatCAGTTTTCATCGAAATAATAatagatattgtacagtaagttaacgttttattatgtttgtagttgaagtgtccaccctgagatcggtaggtcgtgagttcaaaccccggctgatttataccaaagactataacaatgggaacCATttcctccatgcttggcactcagcatcaaggtttggaatttggggttaaatcaccaaaatgatcccgtagcgcggccaccgttgctgctcactgctcccctcaaatcgaatcaaatcatctttatttatacagcacgtttaaaatttaccacaggggtagccaaagtgctgtacaataagCAGGTTAAAAATGAGAACCGagccaacacaacacaaacagaacatgataaaaaataaataaataaaacataaaaacaggttcacagcaggtgtataatggggcgccattgcatgatggatatcacttagtgttaaaagccatggaataaaagtatgtttttaagagagatttaaaaacaggaggagaggaggcttgtctaacactcagaggtaggtcgttccagagcttgggaacagcagcggcgaaagctctgtcacctctaagcttcagccttgtgtcagggaccgtcagtagcagctgatcttagggatcgggtggggcagtaaggctgaaggaggtcggagagatattttagcgcgaggttgtttagacatttaaaaacaaataggaggagtttaaaattgatttggtAACGCatagggagccagtgaagggacgctaatataggggtaatgtgctcacgtctgcgggtctgtgttagcagacgagcagcagagttctgcacgagctgcaggcgggcgagagAGGCCTGGCTattgcctacatacagggcattgcagtagtctaaacgattcgagttaaaggcgtggattaatttttcgagatcatgtcctgatacaagcggtttcactttcgctatttgacgtaattgataaaagcttttttgaacggcgctgttgatttgtttttcgaatttaaaatctgagtcaaactttacccccagggggtggaacaaggagatgagtcaaatgcagagagtaatttcaccacaccacaagtgtgtgtgtgactatcagtattacggtactttaactttaagcccTAGCAATACTGCTAAATTATGCCATAGTATTTCACTAAAGCAGCATTTGTTTAGAAGAGCTTCTGAAATTGGTGGCTCATCCTCTttatattcaggatcaacaatattctcctacaaagtctgcatgattttcactgttgttgatggggaagggatctgtggttcctactATTTTGATGCTATTTTGATCACatctatttatttgcaaactttcGAAGTCTTtaagtgtcataaatcagatatatatgatagtAGCTTCATTATATAGGCAACTTGTCTTTCCACTTTAcgggtactttaaaaaaaagttagtgtttttcaccatttttgtctttttgaataATTTAACATATATTTCACACCacaaaataataaacatatgcaTGATTCCTTTTGTAATTGTATAAGATTAAAGTCAAAATGGAAAAAGTTTACGGAGACACCCCTTGTATCAAGTATTTAAGGGTAGAAACATTTTCTTTAAATCGCATTGACATGTTTACACACTATTTATTATGaagaaatatattgtttttttg
Coding sequences within:
- the znf740a gene encoding gastrula zinc finger protein XlCGF57.1 isoform X5, producing the protein MALMQASTMAAPPKKMMAPLGHAPPQRDGPDRAPQSHMILPSGMSCPPLVRTDRDWHSMNATFLIRKEGDFQAPRLLDEKDMRTNEDMQQKKKNRKSVAPCKVREQEGRGGKGTGGDENGPSSKVQKNFICDHCYGAFRSGYHLKRHILIHTGEKPYACAVCDMRFIQRYHLERHSLIHTGVKPYACSMCDMRFFQRYHLARHSLTHTGVKPYACSMCDMRFFQRYHLARHTLTHTGVKPYACSMCDMRFFQRYHLARHTLTHTGVKPYACSMCDMRFFQRYHLARHSLTHTGVKPYACTMCDMRFIQRYQLERHSLTHTGVKPYACTMCDKRFFQRYHLARHSLTHMGVKPYACTMCDMKFFQRYHLARHSLTHTGVKPYACTICDKRFFQRYHLARHSLTHMGVKPFACTMCDMRFFQRYHLARHSLTHTGVKPYACTMCDKRFFQRYHLARHSLTHMGVKPFACTMCDMRFVQRYHLARHSLTHTGVKPYACSMCDMRFIQRNHLERHSLTHTGEKPFACDMCDMRFIQRYHLERHKRVHSGEKPYQCERCQQNFSRTDRLLRHRRLCQGRGVAKVENQPCCEPRPYAQEAPPVPPTWSPMHPPPGRLAV